A segment of the Nilaparvata lugens isolate BPH chromosome X, ASM1435652v1, whole genome shotgun sequence genome:
AAAGTACCTAATATTATTGACTagtttttgttaattttagcttagcctacttcttcttcttcttctctatcgaACCCTTCTGCCTCTCTGCGTCGGGTGGTTTTGGTCCTCAGTCCATCGTCTCCACTCCAGTCTATCGCCCATCATTCTCTGCATCTCCCGCCAACTCCTTCCTCGCATCTCCACCAAACTCTCCATATAATCCTGGTATGCTAGCCGTGGTCTGCCCCTTGGTCTTTTTCCCTCCGGTTTTACTTCAAGTAACTGTCTTATCTTCTTTGTTTCGTCAGCCCTGCTTGCGTGCCCCAGCCACTTCAACTGCCTCTCCTCCAGTATCCCACTCACCGGCCTCACCTCCAAGTCCTGCCTCACAGTTTCATTTCGAATATGGTCCCTCCTATTTTTACCCACTATTCTTCTGAGGTAGCGCATTTCTGCTGCTGTGACCCTACTCATGTGCTTATTCAAGGTGGTCCAACTTTCTGCTCCATACAGCATTGTAGGTAAGAACACAGTTTTGTATATTTGCAGCTTTGCATGTCTGCTCACCTCTCTCTTACCCACAATTGTATTGCATATTGAGTGATACACTTGGTTCGCCTTCTTGACTCTATTCAACACCTCTTGGTCTATCCTTCCGTTTCTATCTATAATTACTCCAAGGTATTCATACTCACTGACCTGTTCCATTCTCCTCTCATTACACTGGATTTCCAACCTCTGTTCTTCTGTCTTTCTCACATGCATGACCTTGCTCTTCTCCACATTTAGATGCATACCTTTTCTCTCCAGCTTCTCTTTCCATACCACTATTGCATTCTGGAGTTTTTCTCCTGTATCCTCTATCAATACAATATCATCTGCATAGAGCAGGGCTTGAGCCATGATTGGCTGTAATCTCCAATAACCCACTACCGCTCTTTGGGTTCTTCTCTTACAAATGTTGTGAACCTCGTCCATGTAATTGATGAAGAGCAGTGGACTCAGACTATCTCCTTGCTTAATACTTTTTGTCATGCTAAAGTGATTGGACAATTCCCCATTGAGCCTAACAAACCCTTTTGGACTGCTGTACACAGATTTGATGCCTCTCATCAATTTATTTGGGGCTTGCTTTGCTTGTAGTGCCTTCCATATTTCTTTTCTGGGTACAGAATCAAACGCGGCCTTCAGATCCAGGAATGCCAGGAACAAGTCTTTTTCTCTATCCAGACACTTTTCTATTATCATTCTCAAGCAAAAGACATGATCATGAGTCTGTTTATTGGCCTAAAGGCAGCCTGCTCCTCCTCTATCCGATGTTCCAGCACCATTCTCAGCCTTCTTTCTAAAACTCTAGTGTATAGTTTATACACTGTATCACTCAAACAGATAGGTCGGTAGTTCCCACATTCATGTTGGCTTCCTTTCTTGTGTAtgggaataataatatttctttccCATTCTGTTGGTATTCTACCACTCTCCCAAATGAGACTAAACAGTTTTCTGAGAGCTTGAATCATTGATTCTCCTCCAAATATAATGAATTCCGGTACAATATCATCAATCCCAGCAGCCTTCCCCCTTCTCATACCTTTTATTGCTGCTCTCACCTCTTCAACTGTTATTTCGCCACACACTTCATCTCTATTTTGCACATCCACTTCAACTTCAATGGGCAGCAGAAAGTCTCTTTCaggttcttcttcttcctcttcaccaaACTTATCAGCATAGTGTTGTCGCCAGGTCTCCAAAACCTCCCTCTGGTCACACACAAACACGCCATCCACACTCCGAATACTTCTCACTTCCTTTACTCTTCTCCCTCTTAAGCCCTTCACAATTCTCCAGAACACCTTgctatcatttttatatttttcctccaaatCATGCCCAAACTATTCCCAAGATTGGGCTTTTGCTTCCCACACTGCTTCCTTCACCTGTCTCCCACAATAGAAATAGCTTTCTCTACCCTCTTGGCTTTTACTAGCCAGATATGCTCTCCATGCCTCTTTGTTTCTTTTCACCAACCTCTTCACCTGTTCATTCCACCACCTTGTTCTTTTCAGTTTTGAGTTGACTACTTTCTTTCCACATGCTAGCTCTGCAGCCTTCAGTActtctctctttatttttttgCCAAAATACATCTGGATCTCTGGTGTCCTCTGGTAATGTCCTGAACTCCTCAGCAATCTTTTGACTGTATATTTCCTGAGTCTGTTGATCTTTCAATTCCTGGACATTTAATCTATTGTACCTTTTTGATCGCTGCTTCACTGGTATATTCAATCTCATGTCCATCACCACCAGCCTATGATCTGTATCCAGTTCGGCACCTCTTATTACTTTGACATCAGTCactcttcttctcatttctgTGCTGTACatgaaataatctattatacTCCGTGCTTCTCTCCCTTCTGCCTCAAATGTGATTTGGTGAACCGATTTATGCTTGAACCATGTATTACCTATCAGCAGCCCATTGTCCACTCCAAACTTCAGCAGTCTATCTCCGTTGCTGTTCTTAACCTGCTCTCCAGCAAAAGGCCCCATTACTCCATGTGCGTGACCCCAGTCATTACCTATTCGGGCATTCATATCTCTACCCACAATAACCTGCCTTCCTCGATGATAAACACCTTCCACAACTGCATTCAATGCTGAGTAGAACTCCTCCTTATCCTGCACACTTGAGTCTTCAGTGGGAGAGTACACCTGCACAAAAGTCAACTTAATCTCCAACTCCAGATAGACTGTCATAATTCTTGGGCTTACTGCTTGCCAGTCACTAACTCTATTTAAGGTCTCAGGTGCCATCACCTCTCCCACTCCTTCCTTTGCACGACTCTGCATGACCACTCCCGAGTAAACCATCATATAACCATCCTTCAACTCCACTCTTCCAGAACCTTTCTTTTTCACCTCGCTCATTCCCATCAACTGTACTTTGTGCTTTTTCATCTCCTCCACTAACTCCTCTTCCTTTCCTGTCAGCGTACGTACGTTCCATACTCCAAATCTCAGTTTATTCTTTCTGGCCAGCTTTATCATCTCTCTGTAGTTAGTATCATCATTCCGCGTTCCAAATAGATAAAAAAGGCTTGTCCTGTTATTATTTCGAAATTCCTGTCCTAATGTTCCGAGGCTTCCTATATTGCTCTGAATCCGGGTTTAACCAGCATGTGGGGGATTAGCCCAACAGCCGGGTTTGGAGGGTTCCTTCGTCTGGCTCCTACCCTTCGACCTTTCCGGCTAGTGAGGCCCTACCGGAAGTTAGACTACCGCCGGCATAGCTCTCTGGGTCATTGGAGCACGCAAGCCCCACCACCAACTTCAAGGTGTCGTACTCCCTAGGAGGGGGCTTAGCCTACTTTGTTGcattaatttatttgttatagTCCATCTTTGCTATGTTTTTCTTGTTTTAGTTGCTTGAgctaaatttttattatttatagccTACCTACCTAGGTAATTGACGCCTTAATTTTATGAAATAGGTAAATCTCATGTAAATCTCATCTACAACCATAGATAAGGAGACTGCTTTCCAAGAAAAGCTCTGGGTTGTTCAGAtttttttgtataaaatgaacACTTTCTTCATATTGCAATCATTCTGCTCTGTTAAAGACCATCATTAACCAGCATCTGGCAGTAAATTCAATTGTTCtatagttttatgaaaaataataacttattaTATCACTTGAAAACTGTTCATCTATGGATATGACTCTTTCTACAATACAATAAGCCTACTCTATTTTAAAATCATATTAATGCATATAGCCTACTGTGAACTATTTTTCAGGACACAAGCCACAGTGAGAGAGTCGGTGATGCAACAACCATTGCTGAAAGTGAAACTGTCAATCCTGCTGTAGAGAATGACACTGCACTGTTTGATGAGGCAAGTAATCAATCTAATGAATCCTCTTACCTCAGGTAAATATTTTCTTACAAATGAATTATTCAGTAAAGGATAAGAATATTGATgctattcttcttatttttttgttcatatttttcaaatttgacacTTTCCTCGTAATAGAAACTCTCACACATTCTTGGTGTAGTTCAGGGGTGCTCAATCTTTTAGTAGATTGGACCGCTTGTAATTTTCGACTGAATAGTGGCGGGCCGCAAGGTTCATAACCTACCAAACTGTATGGTAAATTATCTATCCCTACCTCAATAGCTACCTAATGAGAAGTTATCTAATAATCTCAAATTATTCAAACCTAGAGAATTGTAAGGGTGCTATGcctaaaataaattttcaagttgtCTGGGAACGGTTGGAGAAGTGTTACGTTGACCTTCTCATCACTACAAGAGATAAAGACAAAAGTTAATTCTATTCAAGAAAAATGAAATGGTCAACTCGGCTAATTCAAGAAAACGAACGAATTTATTGTTTGTAGTATCATTGAGACTTTTGAAAGAAACATTGCATACAGGGCCGAAGGCCGCAAAAACGCGGCCCGCGGGTTGTGCACCCCTGGCTCTAGTTCGATAAGgataacattatttttctctacACTGGACTGAATGATACAATACTATGTCATCGAGCACTGAAGATtctttttattcacaatgctGTGTTTTCTCTTTTTACAGTTACTTCAGGAAGCAGTGGCTTCAGAAAGTCACTCCTGAAAATTTTTCTGCTTGCAAGGAGTAATTTAGAACAAACAATGCCCAGGAATTTAAACAGATGCCTAAACCGATTTATGAAGGCACAAGGAAATCCGTGGGGATTTTGGGGTAAGAATTCATTACAGATTTAaagttaataatttgatttccCCTGTCAATTTATGAAGAGTGATGAAGaagtgaaaataaataaatgaaatagaattgcttcgaaattacattccaaaatgttttataaaaaattgagaagCTGACATAGAGACATGCTTCATTATCATATTCTTGTCGACCAAATATTGGCATCGCCTGATCGTGTCAAGGCAAAAGTCGTCGGTTTAATTCTCAAGCTTCTCACAATAATACTGCTACAGATTGATTTGTGAGGGAGAATCCGGAATGGGCAGTTGAATCTTTATATCTCGTCAGTccgatttttaaaatatttgtatCTAATTTCATTGGAATGAAGAGTTTTATACTTGAAAAGAATgcattttctttaaattaataACTGcagattaatttgattttaaaaCACGATCTATACTTActacattattttttctcagtccacataataaataatataataccaGAAGACATCTTATAAAAGACCAGCATAAATAAGCTATTAAGTGAAAATGCTACTCTTAACAAGAGAATTGATGCGGTTGAATTGCATGCGGATAGGAATGAGCAGTATTCCAGGAGGAATCTTCTAGAGATACTTGGTATTCCCTCAATTCCAAACGAGGACGTAGTTGGGACAGTTCTTAGTGTGTGTAGAAGTGTGGGCTTAGACTTTAAAAGGCAGTCCATAATTGGCATTTGCATAATTAGATTGAAAAAACGGAACAATCGTCCTTCGGTTGGTATTGTCGTGAAGTTTTTGTGCCGAGATGATGAGGAAGCCTTGCTGCAAAAGCAGAAAGTTAAGCACAACTTGAACACTGAGCATATCGGCATTGGTGGGCAAGCGATGCCGATCTATATCAATCGGTCGATGACTGAGAGGCGGAGGCAGCTGTTCGCCAAGGCTAAGAAACTGCAGCGAGATAAGGGTTTCAGATATGTTTGGGCTGATAGAAACGGAACATTGAAGATAAGGCCGACCGAAGGAGGCAGAATATTCGTTGTCAACTCGGAGGAGGACTTGCGGTGCTATCAGGCTGATAGCGCTGGCAACGGAGGCTCCGATGGGTGCACCGACAATCGCTCTACTGATAAGTGATAACGCTTCCTAAAAATGGACCAGCCCATTGCTCTCTTTTGAATAGTCGAATTTTATAATGCagttttgatttattatcttgaatattatttttccactTGTTGAATTTTctatgattttcatttatttattattatttatttttattgaggcCTCTTTATTATCCTGATTAATCTATTTATAATTCTGAATTACCCTTTTAGGactgattaatttattattcaagtgaAGTACGTTACATCTATGAACAGGTAACACATAAAACTGagtttcaatataaattaaaaagactAATATTATGCCCtaatattcttttaatattaTGAACGAAGTTTAATATCAccttatattataaacaattaaTATGTCTATAATATCTTCTATAAATTGTCTCTGGTTATTTGTTGTGTTTTTAGGCATATTTCATATTGGAAAGGTGCAACAACAAGATAATTTTGTTCTGCTTAtgcttgaaaatttatttctgtCTAATGGGCATTTCATTTTCAGTTGAGTAATGGAGTTAAAGATTTTTTCCTTTTCATAGATTTTTTCTAAGTTCAGTGATCAcatcttaatattttttttttgtttttattttaatttgattcttatttattttttgtcatgattggacttttttcttttataatacTTTTAGTTAAATGCTAATTGAACAATTTCTATTGCTCTTTTGAATTTTGAGAAGGCGCGGCTGGTAGTGCGAGggttatttttcttttttatttttcattcaatttttattttcaaagagaaagaaaaacaaatcattttcatttttctttttccaatttccaattcccattttttcttttttatgtcCATAAATTCCCATTCATCTATCTACTATCAAAACGTTAGAGGACTTCGTACCAAATCATTGCACTTCTACACATCATTGCTGAGTACCGATTACGATGTTATTGTTTTGACTGAGACTTGGTTACATAGTGGTATAAAGAGCTGTGAGCTTTTCGACGATCTCTATTCGGTTTATCGGAGTGAGAGGGGTGGGGGTGATGGCCGTCTGAGGGGAGGTGGTGTGCTTAGTGCAGTTAGAACGTTGCAAGCTGTTCTGTGCGATGAGCTCTCTAAAGAGTTCAACGAATATGACTCTGTCGCAATTAAAGTAAAGTTAAATGCAACCTATTGCTACATAAATGCCGTTCATTTTCCCCCTTCAACccattcaaatattcttctCCAGTACGCTGAATACGTGGAATCTCTTAGTAATCTACTTAATggtaattttatgattattggAGACTTTTATTTACCAGAAATTTCCTCCTCCGATTATGATTTTTCTATTGGCTCAGTAAAAGCAAGAATTTTGTATAACTTGATGTCTTTTTATGACCTCAACTCTTATAGCTCAGTTGTAAATGAACTTGGTAGGACCCTAGACCTGAGGATGGCCATTATCCTGCATTGAGTGTTGATGCCTTGTATAGGCTATTGCATTTTTTTCCGGGGTTAATCCAAATAATTCCCTAGAATCTCGGTATAATTCAGTCAGTCGTAATCAGACCTCCGTAGAGTGCAGATCGTAGCGAATAATTAGTGTAGAGTAGTATTAGTAGTGGAAGTGAACAAGTGGTGTCAACACCAACAACCAGCAGTCTACTCAGCAGTTTTTTATAGTGAAAACTACTCGACGTTTTTTTCTGAGTGAAAAGTGTGTCACCAAATTTTTCGTTTGAACGTTGCTCTCTTTAAAAATTAGGTTCTGTTTCTTTAAAAAACAACtatcaaactatcaataaattatggtgTTTTGGATCTATCAGCCTTAAGATGATCCATTCGCCAATAAAACTACCACCATCCGCGCAGCTCGAAtacgaggaagaggaggaaaaggatgaaaTGAATATGCCTCCCGAATTGCCACCGAAAAGTAAAAACGATAGCGGAATACGTTTCGAGGTATGTTCTCTTAAAAATATACaagagaaatttctaaaatgggGGAGTGAAATTATCGTGAAAAAAAAGTATCCAGAGAGGACTATGATTCGTTTTTAAATGTGTGCAATGAACTTAACATCAGTATCGAAAGAATAGACGTTAAgcaaaatattcaagaaaataacgcggaaatgtttggaaaaattcaCACTCTGGAGCAGAGTGTGAATAAACTAGCAAGTGAAGTTGCAAAAAGCCACAACAAGCCGATCTCATTTGCTGAGGCCGTGCAACTGCCAAAGAAGAGGACCACACCTTCTACATTGTCGAGTGCCGCCTCCACTGCTGCAGCCAGGGAGTCTCCGCCCCGGACCAAGAAGCTGTCACCCAAGGAGAATGTGATCATCCTGATGCCAGCAAAAATAAATGGAACGGAAAAGGAACAAAGCGGAAAAATTCgagaaacaataaaaaagaacATCACCCGTGAAcagaatttgaacattaaaaaagCCGTTGATGTCCGTGGTGGAGGTGTGCTGTTAGTGCTTCACCCAAGGGCCAATAAAGAAAATGTTTTGGGTGATAAGGTCCTgcaacatccaaacataaaggtaagcgagccaCAATCCAAATTGccaagaataattctatatcaCGTCGCTGCAGATATAACTGCTGCTGAATTGGCAAACGTTGTGTTTgagagaaatctcgagtcatcgtCATTGAGTAgggaaaatttcttgaaaaacttcaggccgatttttaaaataggaccgaaaaacaaaaacaccgtGCACTGGGTAGTGGAGTGCACTGGTGAAttaagaaaagaatttattaacaaatcgcGGATTGGTATTGATTGGAGAGTGTGCCGAGTTGGAGACTATGTTGCCGTCTCTCGTTGCTTCAAGTGCCAAAAAATTGGACATATCAGTAAGCATTGCACTCAAGCACAAAACACCTGTGCTCACTGTTCCACTACAGGACATGATGTTAAAGAGTGCCCTAATAGAGACAAAAAGCCCTCATGTTTAAATTGCCGCAATGATAAAAAAGCTTTCGATCACAAAGTAGGTGACAGAGAGTGCCCTTCCTATCAAAAAGCGctacaacaaataattgatagaactgattatggaatctgaaagaaaaatatttaatatactgaggataaataaaaataatagtgatagtAAAATCAAGCAATCAACCAAACACAAAATGATTACTTTAAATTCCATCCTTAACAAAATTGATAGTTTCTGCGTAACAACTAATACTGATAAAAGTAAGATaagtctggtttataattttggtgagagggttgatgttatgatatcttttacaaaaataggaaatattattaaaacatccaaaggtctctctctgcttagaaataaaaaatatttctctcttgAAGAATGGAATCACCTGAATGTGTTACTGGATTCTAATTGTATAAGAGTTTTGTTTTCTGATAAGAACattcctattttcatattaaatgatggtgaaaatggggtacttattgatcttttgaatagaataaatgattggAGTAAATTCAATTACCCTTTGATTGTAGGAATTGATTCTTTTAACAATCTGGGTGAAACATATTTTGATATTCCTGCCACTGAACTCTTGAGTACTGTCATAGGAGCTagagatttgaagtttattttttattatcgaggttattgtaaaattaattttcttaatatacctAAGCTATCTGATAGTCCG
Coding sequences within it:
- the LOC120354350 gene encoding uncharacterized protein LOC120354350, coding for MFGKIHTLEQSVNKLASEVAKSHNKPISFAEAVQLPKKRTTPSTLSSAASTAAARESPPRTKKLSPKENVIILMPAKINGTEKEQSGKIRETIKKNITREQNLNIKKAVDVRGGGVLLVLHPRANKENVLGDKVLQHPNIKRGYKRSQSKRSTTL